Proteins encoded within one genomic window of Episyrphus balteatus chromosome 1, idEpiBalt1.1, whole genome shotgun sequence:
- the LOC129905755 gene encoding heterochromatin protein 1: MRSKKGSTETKSVEGGEDPKKASSTPPTDEESSEEEYAVEKVVDRRTRKGKIEYFLKWKGYPDEDNTWEPVENLDCKDLIATYEADRKKREEEAAESSSTKSDKAKPASTAKPGSKRKSDETTNSKEKVNNTSTSTSAKRKKADDHNQDSNNSTATNNTATNNKKKGRRESSKSDSDNDSPVNDAIGAMKPEKNGFERGLDPEKILGASDSTGKLTFLIQFKGVDQAELVPATIANIKCPQLVIKFYEERLSWYSDGED; encoded by the exons atgcgttCCAAGAAGGGATCCACAGAAACGAAGAGTGTCGAAGGCGGCGAAGACCCAAAGAAAGCCTCATCCACGCCTCCCACAGATGAAGAGTCTTCCGAAGAAGAATACGCTGTCGAAAAAGTCGTAGACCGAAGGACGCGCAAGGGAAag ATTGAGTATTTTCTAAAATGGAAAGGCTATCCGGATGAGGACAACACTTGGGAGCCAGTTGAGAATCTCGATTGCAAAGATTTGATTGCTACTTACGAAGCTGATCGCAAGAAGCGCGAAGAGGAGGCAGCTGAG AGCAGCTCAACAAAATCAGATAAGGCAAAGCCAGCATCGACTGCTAAACCCGGCTCAAAACGCAAGTCCGATGAAACAACAAATTCAAAGGAAAAAGTCAACAATACGTCAACATCAACGTCGGCTAAACGAAAAAAAGCTGACGATCACAACCAGGACTCGAACAACAGTACGGCGACAAACAACACagcaacaaataacaaaaagaaagGACGAAGAGAGTCATCAAAATCCGATTCGGATAATGATTCACCAGTAAATGATGCAATCGGAGCAATGAAACCCGAAAAGAATGGCTTCGAACGCGGACTCGATCCGGAGAAAATTCTCGGAGCATCAGACTCCACCGGAAAGCTTACCTTCCTCATTCAATTTAAGGGCGTCGATCAAGCCGAACTCGTGCCGGCTACCATTGCCAACATCAAATGTCCTCAACTGGTGATAAAATTCTATGAAGAGCGACTGTCGTGGTATTCGGACGGTGAAGATTAA